A region of Ramlibacter agri DNA encodes the following proteins:
- a CDS encoding SDR family NAD(P)-dependent oxidoreductase: MNESRLLEGRAAVVSGAGQGLGEAFARALSGAGARVAILDLDAAHADQVARSIREQGGEAIALACDVRDVESCGAAARQVKAALGDVSVLVNNAGVSTRAQLADPNFNDEIDRVMAVNLKGVLNLTRAFVPQLEASRGSVVNIASIASLLASFASIPYAASKGAVAQATKFLARDLAAAGVRVNALAPGFVVTPLTADLQGPGSRAEKVTQRTLLKRVAHPDDLTGPLLFLASDLSKYITGLVLPVDGGYSAN, from the coding sequence ATGAATGAATCAAGACTCCTGGAAGGCCGCGCCGCGGTCGTCAGCGGCGCCGGCCAGGGCCTCGGCGAGGCTTTCGCCCGCGCGCTGTCCGGCGCCGGCGCGCGCGTCGCCATCCTCGACCTGGATGCCGCGCACGCCGACCAGGTGGCGCGCTCGATCCGCGAACAAGGCGGTGAAGCGATCGCGCTGGCCTGCGACGTGCGAGATGTCGAAAGCTGCGGCGCCGCCGCCCGCCAGGTGAAGGCGGCGCTGGGCGACGTGTCCGTCCTCGTGAACAACGCCGGTGTCTCCACCCGTGCCCAACTGGCGGACCCCAACTTCAACGACGAGATCGACCGCGTGATGGCGGTCAACCTCAAGGGCGTCCTCAACCTGACGCGCGCCTTCGTTCCGCAGCTGGAGGCCAGCCGCGGCAGCGTCGTCAACATCGCGTCGATTGCTTCGCTGCTCGCGTCGTTCGCCAGCATTCCCTACGCGGCCTCCAAGGGCGCCGTGGCGCAGGCGACGAAGTTCCTGGCCCGCGACCTCGCGGCTGCGGGCGTGCGCGTCAACGCGCTGGCGCCCGGCTTCGTCGTGACGCCGCTCACGGCGGACCTGCAAGGGCCCGGCTCGCGCGCCGAAAAGGTCACGCAGCGCACCTTGCTGAAGCGCGTCGCCCACCCGGACGACCTGACGGGTCCGCTGCTTTTCCTGGCGTCCGACCTGTCCAAGTACATCACCGGCCTGGTGCTGCCCGTCGACGGCGGCTACTCGGCGAACTGA
- a CDS encoding VOC family protein produces MPSNSNHPLILRGLHHVAYRCRDAVETHEFYTNVLGLEYAHSVKTDTYKGQRCPYIHIFFKMADGSYIAFFELPEEAEMGFDANTPRWVQHLSLRVDDEAALQEARKRLEARGIEVDGPRTGHTVRALYFYDPSGNRMELAVPLTLDDAACAKRAVEDLEAWKQERDAYLARRPKGAA; encoded by the coding sequence ATGCCAAGCAACAGCAACCATCCCCTCATCCTGCGCGGGCTGCACCACGTCGCCTACCGCTGCCGCGACGCCGTCGAGACGCACGAGTTCTACACGAACGTGCTCGGCCTCGAGTACGCGCACAGCGTGAAGACGGACACCTACAAGGGCCAGCGCTGCCCCTACATCCACATCTTCTTCAAGATGGCCGATGGCAGCTACATCGCCTTCTTCGAGTTGCCGGAAGAAGCCGAGATGGGCTTCGATGCGAACACGCCGCGCTGGGTGCAGCACCTGTCGCTGCGGGTGGACGACGAAGCCGCGCTGCAGGAAGCCAGGAAGCGCCTGGAAGCGCGCGGCATCGAGGTGGACGGCCCGCGCACCGGCCACACCGTGCGCGCGCTGTATTTCTACGACCCCAGCGGCAACCGGATGGAATTGGCCGTGCCGCTGACGCTGGATGACGCCGCTTGCGCCAAGCGGGCCGTGGAGGACCTGGAGGCCTGGAAGCAGGAACGCGACGCCTACCTCGCGCGCCGTCCCAAGGGTGCGGCATGA
- a CDS encoding alpha/beta hydrolase family protein, whose translation MSGVRETAREEGGLVALDTTPGAYMESQSGLQRGRPRIYCRYAPPKGGGRDLAFIVFHPTSNFHGHYLVEPLSRLGAGVLALNTRYVGNDSMLIMERAIQDVGAGMRFLREQGYKRIIMIGNSGGGSLAAFYQEQATRVTVTSTPDGRPFDMASDPLHPADALALVAAHPGRASQLLAKIDPSVLDESDAPAIDASLDMFDPRHGPAYSPEFVARFRAAQARRLDRITDWVVQRLQDLDRTRHADVADDAFVIRRTQADPRNMDLLLDANDRKQGSLGGDARNYNEAANGLARFCTLRSFLSQWSVRHTRAEGPRCLAATNVPVLLLNYTADQTVFPSHVAAWQAAAAGRCTTHDIKGAPHYLIGMPEVTDRVAGLLMAFGD comes from the coding sequence ATGAGCGGAGTTCGAGAGACAGCCCGCGAAGAGGGCGGACTGGTCGCGCTGGACACGACGCCCGGGGCCTACATGGAAAGCCAGAGCGGCCTGCAGCGCGGCCGGCCGCGCATCTATTGCCGCTACGCCCCGCCCAAGGGCGGTGGCCGCGATCTTGCCTTCATCGTCTTCCACCCAACGAGCAATTTCCACGGCCATTACCTGGTCGAGCCGCTGTCCCGGCTGGGCGCAGGCGTGCTGGCGCTGAACACGCGCTACGTGGGCAACGACTCGATGCTGATCATGGAGCGCGCGATCCAGGACGTCGGTGCCGGCATGCGCTTCCTGCGCGAGCAGGGCTACAAGCGCATCATCATGATCGGCAATTCGGGCGGCGGCTCGCTGGCTGCCTTTTACCAGGAGCAGGCGACGCGCGTGACCGTGACGAGCACGCCGGATGGCCGGCCCTTCGACATGGCGAGCGACCCGCTGCATCCCGCCGATGCGCTGGCGCTCGTCGCCGCACATCCGGGCCGGGCCTCGCAACTGCTTGCCAAGATCGACCCCAGCGTGCTGGATGAGTCGGATGCGCCGGCGATCGACGCTTCGCTGGACATGTTCGACCCGCGGCACGGGCCGGCGTACTCGCCCGAGTTCGTCGCCCGCTTCCGCGCCGCGCAGGCGCGCCGGCTGGACCGAATCACCGACTGGGTGGTGCAGCGATTGCAGGACCTGGACCGGACCCGGCATGCGGACGTGGCCGACGACGCTTTCGTCATCCGCCGCACGCAGGCGGACCCGCGCAACATGGACCTGCTGCTGGATGCCAACGACCGCAAGCAGGGTTCGCTGGGCGGCGACGCGCGCAACTACAACGAGGCCGCCAACGGGCTGGCGCGCTTCTGCACGCTGCGCTCCTTCCTCAGCCAGTGGAGCGTGCGGCACACCCGGGCCGAGGGTCCGCGCTGCCTCGCCGCCACCAACGTGCCCGTGCTGTTGCTGAACTACACCGCCGACCAGACGGTGTTCCCCAGCCACGTTGCTGCGTGGCAGGCCGCAGCCGCGGGCCGCTGCACGACGCACGACATCAAAGGCGCCCCCCACTACCTGATCGGCATGCCGGAAGTGACGGACCGCGTCGCCGGGCTGCTGATGGCATTTGGTGATTGA
- a CDS encoding Bug family tripartite tricarboxylate transporter substrate binding protein — MNKRNLLACVALAASAMLSSAHAEDAYPSRPIKLVVGVAPGATTDAAARLVAEVLSKNLGTTIVDNQPGANGTIAARNVARAKPDGYTLLAFYSDQMQVAPLVYKNAYDPLEDFAFITTTVRSGGFILAVPESSPAKTFAEFIDYAKSGKKQMNYGTYGVGSSVQLGFEIFNERYGTKMLHIPYKGGGPSYQAAVAGEVDIVAGTSFIELLKANRLRPLAIGGSQHSPEFPNIPTLAGQGFGELVFGPVFYGVAAPRGTPPEIIEKVRAAVAKGAQNPEFAARLKPIAHDPFIVGPAETAALVRKGLDTYRPVVQKLKISLDN; from the coding sequence ATGAACAAACGAAACCTGTTGGCCTGCGTTGCGCTTGCCGCGAGCGCGATGCTTTCGTCCGCCCACGCCGAGGACGCCTATCCCTCGCGGCCGATCAAGCTGGTGGTGGGCGTGGCGCCCGGGGCGACCACCGACGCCGCGGCCCGGCTGGTAGCCGAAGTCCTGAGCAAGAACCTGGGCACGACCATCGTCGACAACCAGCCCGGCGCCAACGGCACGATCGCGGCGCGCAACGTCGCGCGCGCCAAGCCGGACGGCTACACGCTGCTGGCCTTCTACAGCGACCAGATGCAGGTGGCCCCGCTGGTCTACAAGAACGCCTACGACCCGCTGGAGGATTTCGCCTTCATCACGACCACGGTTCGCAGCGGCGGCTTCATCCTGGCGGTGCCGGAGAGTTCACCGGCCAAGACCTTCGCGGAGTTCATCGACTACGCCAAGAGCGGCAAGAAACAGATGAACTACGGCACCTATGGCGTCGGCAGTTCCGTGCAGCTCGGTTTCGAGATCTTCAACGAGCGCTACGGCACGAAGATGCTGCACATCCCGTACAAGGGCGGTGGGCCGTCCTACCAGGCCGCGGTCGCGGGTGAAGTCGACATCGTGGCCGGCACGAGTTTCATCGAGCTGCTGAAGGCCAACCGCCTGCGCCCGCTGGCCATCGGCGGCAGCCAGCATTCGCCCGAGTTCCCCAACATTCCGACGCTGGCAGGCCAGGGCTTCGGCGAATTGGTGTTCGGGCCGGTGTTCTACGGCGTCGCGGCACCGCGCGGCACGCCGCCGGAAATCATCGAGAAGGTGCGGGCCGCGGTGGCCAAGGGCGCGCAGAACCCGGAGTTCGCGGCGCGCCTGAAGCCGATCGCGCACGACCCCTTCATCGTCGGTCCCGCCGAGACGGCCGCGCTGGTCCGCAAGGGGTTGGACACCTATCGGCCGGTGGTGCAGAAGCTGAAGATATCCCTGGACAACTGA
- a CDS encoding hydrolase, with product MSDTTPIRDPNSDRLITPQNAVLAMIDYQPEQYRGVASVSHEVLLHHVTMLGRVATTFELPVVLSTVYVKHGMGATNAELREALPGVPEVDRTTMNSWEDADFRGAVEASGRKKLILAGLWTEVCVAFPALDALAAGYDVYVVADAIGGVSKVAHDSAMERMVQAGAHPITVLGLACELQRDWGRDGADRLRAIMRAYFAGLRH from the coding sequence ATGTCAGACACCACCCCCATCCGCGACCCGAACTCCGACCGCCTGATCACGCCGCAGAACGCGGTGCTGGCGATGATCGACTACCAGCCCGAGCAGTACCGGGGCGTCGCGTCGGTCAGCCACGAGGTGCTGCTGCACCACGTGACCATGCTCGGGCGCGTGGCGACGACCTTCGAGCTACCGGTTGTCCTGAGCACGGTGTACGTCAAGCACGGCATGGGCGCCACCAACGCGGAACTGCGCGAAGCGCTGCCCGGCGTGCCGGAGGTCGACCGTACCACCATGAATTCCTGGGAGGACGCGGACTTCCGCGGCGCGGTGGAGGCCAGCGGCCGCAAGAAGCTGATCCTGGCCGGCCTGTGGACGGAAGTGTGCGTCGCCTTCCCGGCGCTCGACGCGCTGGCCGCGGGCTACGACGTGTACGTGGTGGCCGATGCCATCGGCGGCGTCAGCAAGGTGGCGCACGATTCCGCCATGGAGCGCATGGTGCAAGCCGGCGCGCATCCGATCACGGTGCTGGGTCTCGCTTGCGAGCTGCAGCGCGATTGGGGCCGTGACGGCGCGGACCGCCTGCGCGCGATCATGCGCGCCTACTTCGCGGGCCTGCGCCACTGA
- a CDS encoding copper resistance protein NlpE, giving the protein MKLVLGVLFAMLLGACAAPTPDMQGMVHNSRNSLDWAGAYEGTLPCADCPGIATRVELALDQTYVLSLRYIDRDAAPRVSRGTFTWDAEGRSIELQSWRFQVREGSLALLDREGLPITGALAQNYVLKKL; this is encoded by the coding sequence ATGAAGCTCGTCCTGGGCGTGCTGTTCGCGATGCTGCTGGGCGCTTGCGCGGCGCCCACGCCCGACATGCAGGGCATGGTCCACAACAGCCGCAATTCGCTGGACTGGGCGGGCGCCTACGAAGGCACCTTGCCCTGCGCCGACTGCCCCGGCATCGCGACCCGCGTCGAACTTGCGCTCGACCAGACCTACGTGCTGTCCTTGCGCTACATCGACCGCGACGCCGCGCCGCGGGTTTCGCGTGGCACCTTTACCTGGGACGCCGAGGGCCGCAGCATCGAGCTGCAGTCCTGGCGCTTCCAGGTGCGCGAGGGTTCGCTGGCGTTGCTGGATCGCGAAGGGCTGCCGATCACCGGCGCTCTTGCGCAGAACTACGTGCTGAAGAAACTCTAG
- a CDS encoding zinc-binding dehydrogenase, with protein MMQSWWMQASDAGVSLEQREVPVPQAGAGQVLVRMHAAGLNRGELLAFRESGGKPGAAKAAGGEGAGEVVSVGAGVTTLSPGDRVMGRAAGAFAQYALMEANEAMPMPGELSWEQAAGIPLTFLVAFDMLVLKGQLQQGEWLLVNGVSSGVGVACVQLAKAIGAQVIGTSGSQAKLDRLKPLGLDVGLAVPHGGEFAQAVLAATDKKGANLAINTVGGTAFEEEMRALAFEGRLAMVGHVDGVLRAEIDLELLHRQRLTLFGVSNKLRSKAQRASGIPRFVAEVLPHFAAGRIVPLVDEVYSFAQLPAAKERMEADQHVGKLVLRIVGD; from the coding sequence ATGATGCAATCCTGGTGGATGCAGGCCAGCGACGCTGGCGTGAGCCTCGAACAACGCGAAGTGCCGGTCCCGCAAGCCGGCGCCGGGCAGGTGCTGGTTCGCATGCATGCGGCCGGCCTGAACCGCGGCGAGCTGCTGGCCTTTCGCGAGAGCGGCGGCAAGCCGGGCGCGGCCAAGGCGGCGGGCGGCGAGGGCGCCGGCGAGGTGGTGAGTGTCGGCGCCGGCGTGACGACGCTGAGCCCCGGTGACCGCGTGATGGGCCGCGCCGCCGGCGCTTTCGCGCAGTACGCGCTGATGGAAGCCAATGAAGCGATGCCGATGCCCGGCGAGCTCTCGTGGGAGCAGGCCGCGGGCATTCCGCTGACCTTCCTCGTCGCTTTCGACATGCTGGTGCTGAAGGGCCAGTTGCAGCAGGGCGAATGGCTGCTGGTGAACGGCGTGTCCTCCGGCGTCGGTGTCGCCTGCGTCCAGCTGGCCAAGGCGATCGGCGCCCAGGTCATCGGCACTTCGGGCTCGCAGGCGAAGCTGGATCGGCTGAAGCCGCTGGGCCTGGACGTCGGCCTCGCGGTCCCGCACGGCGGCGAGTTCGCTCAGGCCGTGCTGGCCGCGACGGACAAGAAGGGCGCCAACCTGGCCATCAACACCGTGGGCGGCACCGCCTTCGAGGAAGAGATGCGCGCACTGGCTTTCGAGGGGCGGCTGGCGATGGTCGGCCATGTCGACGGCGTGCTGCGGGCCGAAATCGACCTGGAGCTGCTGCACCGCCAGCGGTTGACGCTGTTCGGCGTCTCCAACAAGCTGCGCAGCAAGGCCCAGCGCGCGTCGGGCATTCCGCGCTTCGTGGCGGAGGTGCTGCCGCACTTTGCCGCCGGCCGTATCGTGCCGCTGGTCGACGAGGTGTACTCGTTCGCGCAGTTGCCGGCGGCGAAGGAGCGCATGGAGGCGGACCAGCATGTGGGGAAGCTGGTGCTCCGCATCGTCGGGGACTGA
- a CDS encoding xanthine dehydrogenase family protein molybdopterin-binding subunit: MNTALASAPASVSRRTLLKGIPATGLVLAIGLPWTGSAQEPQKYGGDGMPHGLRDSPLVFVSIAPDGIVRIVCHRGEMGQGVRTSLPKIVADELEADWKRVRVVQAEGNEERYGNQDTDGSRSTRHWFEPLRRSGAAARQMLEQAAAERWKVPVSEVEARNHEVVHKPSGRKLGYGALAVAAAKLDVPTNLKLKDPSRFRYIGKTDTFLTDGQAIVTGKTQYGIDTRLPGMVYAVIARPPVLGGKVKSVDTSEAEKVPGVLKIFQLEGTPPPSEFQPVGGVVVVGKDTWAAIKARRALKIEWDDGPHGSYDSEAFRGEIEQAVLKPGGKVVRNDGDAMAALASAAKRVEADYYVPHYAHASMECPAAVARIQGGACEVWAPTQSPQAARDRLAKRLGLAEDKVTVNVTLLGGGFGRKSKQDFVLEAALVSKEMGGQPVKLTWTREDDLHNDYFHAVSAQHVEAGLDANGKVVAWLQRTSEPTIISIFAPDPKQLAPFELGLGLVGLPYAIPNVRIENPATTAHTRIGWLRSVNNIQHAFASQSFVAEIAHALGKDHKDYLLELLGPDRQIDPGKIGEGWNHGESPQRYPINTGRLRQVVLKATQEAGWGRKLPAGQGLGLAAHYSFVSYIAAVVHVEISPKGDIVIPRVDVAVDCGPSVNPDRVRSQMEGACIMGLSQAVLSEVTFKNGRAQQDNFHQFEVARMNMAPKKIVVHILPSTWDVPLGGVGEPGVPVIAPALMNAIHAATGKRVRSLPLRSQLTPPV; encoded by the coding sequence ATGAACACCGCCCTCGCCTCCGCGCCCGCCAGCGTCAGCCGGCGCACCCTGCTGAAGGGCATTCCGGCCACCGGCCTCGTCCTCGCCATCGGCCTGCCGTGGACCGGCAGCGCCCAGGAGCCGCAGAAGTACGGCGGCGACGGCATGCCGCACGGGCTGCGCGACAGCCCGCTGGTCTTCGTCTCCATCGCGCCGGACGGCATCGTGCGCATCGTCTGCCATCGCGGCGAGATGGGGCAAGGCGTGCGCACCAGCCTGCCGAAGATCGTGGCCGACGAGCTGGAGGCCGACTGGAAGCGCGTGCGCGTCGTCCAGGCCGAAGGCAACGAGGAACGCTACGGCAACCAGGACACCGACGGCTCGCGCTCCACGCGCCACTGGTTCGAGCCGCTGCGCCGCAGCGGCGCCGCCGCCCGCCAGATGCTGGAGCAGGCCGCCGCCGAACGCTGGAAGGTGCCCGTGAGCGAAGTGGAGGCGCGCAATCACGAGGTCGTCCACAAGCCCAGCGGGCGCAAGCTCGGTTACGGCGCGCTGGCCGTGGCCGCCGCCAAGCTGGACGTGCCCACGAATCTCAAACTGAAAGATCCTTCGCGCTTCCGTTACATCGGCAAGACCGACACCTTCCTCACCGACGGCCAGGCCATCGTCACCGGCAAGACGCAGTACGGCATCGACACGCGCCTGCCCGGCATGGTCTATGCCGTCATCGCGCGGCCGCCGGTGCTGGGCGGCAAGGTGAAGTCGGTCGACACGTCCGAAGCCGAGAAGGTGCCCGGCGTCCTCAAGATCTTCCAGCTGGAAGGCACGCCGCCGCCTTCGGAGTTCCAGCCGGTCGGCGGCGTGGTCGTGGTGGGCAAGGACACCTGGGCCGCGATCAAGGCGCGCCGCGCGCTGAAGATCGAATGGGACGATGGCCCGCACGGCAGCTACGACTCCGAGGCCTTCCGCGGCGAGATCGAACAGGCGGTGCTGAAGCCCGGTGGCAAGGTGGTGCGCAACGATGGCGACGCGATGGCGGCGCTGGCCTCCGCCGCGAAGCGCGTCGAGGCGGACTACTACGTGCCGCACTACGCGCACGCGTCGATGGAATGCCCGGCAGCGGTCGCCCGCATCCAGGGCGGCGCCTGTGAAGTCTGGGCGCCGACGCAGTCACCGCAGGCCGCACGCGACCGGCTGGCCAAGCGGCTCGGGCTGGCCGAGGACAAGGTCACCGTCAACGTCACCTTGCTGGGCGGCGGCTTCGGCCGCAAGTCCAAGCAGGACTTCGTGCTGGAGGCCGCGCTGGTCTCGAAGGAGATGGGCGGCCAGCCGGTGAAGCTGACGTGGACCCGCGAGGACGACCTGCACAACGACTACTTCCACGCCGTATCGGCGCAGCACGTGGAAGCGGGGCTCGATGCGAACGGCAAGGTCGTGGCCTGGCTGCAGCGGACCTCCGAGCCGACGATCATCTCGATCTTCGCGCCGGACCCGAAACAGCTGGCGCCTTTCGAGCTCGGGCTGGGATTGGTGGGCCTGCCCTATGCCATCCCCAACGTGCGCATCGAGAACCCGGCGACCACGGCGCATACGCGCATCGGCTGGCTGCGCTCGGTCAACAACATCCAGCATGCCTTCGCCTCGCAGTCCTTCGTCGCCGAGATCGCGCATGCGCTGGGCAAGGACCACAAGGACTACCTGCTGGAACTGCTGGGGCCGGACCGGCAGATCGACCCCGGCAAGATCGGCGAAGGCTGGAACCACGGCGAGTCGCCGCAGCGCTACCCGATCAACACCGGGCGGCTGCGCCAGGTGGTGCTGAAGGCGACGCAGGAAGCGGGCTGGGGCAGGAAGCTGCCGGCGGGCCAGGGGCTCGGGCTGGCGGCGCACTACAGCTTCGTCAGCTACATCGCCGCGGTGGTGCACGTGGAGATCAGCCCCAAGGGCGACATCGTGATCCCGCGCGTCGACGTGGCGGTCGACTGCGGACCGTCGGTGAACCCGGACCGCGTGCGCTCGCAGATGGAAGGCGCCTGCATCATGGGCCTGAGCCAGGCGGTGCTGAGCGAAGTGACCTTCAAGAACGGGCGGGCGCAGCAGGACAACTTCCACCAGTTCGAGGTGGCGCGCATGAACATGGCGCCGAAGAAGATCGTCGTGCACATCCTGCCGTCCACCTGGGACGTGCCGCTGGGCGGCGTCGGCGAGCCGGGCGTGCCCGTGATCGCGCCGGCGTTGATGAATGCGATCCATGCGGCGACGGGGAAGCGGGTGCGCTCGTTGCCGCTGCGGAGCCAGTTGACGCCGCCGGTGTGA
- a CDS encoding (2Fe-2S)-binding protein → MAMLQINGKPTTVDAPEDTPLLWVLRDHAGLTGTKFGCGMALCGACTVHLDGQPVRSCVTPLSAAAGHKVTTIEGVGATPVGKSVQAAWLKVGVPQCGYCQAGQIMSACALLQAKPKPSDSDIEGAMSGNICRCGTYTRIRSAIKLAAGVQEERA, encoded by the coding sequence ATGGCGATGCTCCAGATCAATGGCAAGCCGACGACCGTCGACGCACCCGAGGACACCCCGCTGCTATGGGTGCTGCGTGACCACGCAGGGCTCACCGGCACCAAGTTCGGTTGCGGCATGGCGCTGTGCGGCGCCTGCACCGTGCACCTCGATGGCCAGCCGGTGCGCTCCTGCGTGACGCCGCTCTCCGCGGCCGCCGGCCACAAGGTCACCACCATCGAAGGCGTGGGCGCAACGCCGGTCGGCAAGTCGGTGCAAGCCGCGTGGCTAAAGGTGGGCGTGCCGCAATGCGGCTACTGCCAGGCCGGCCAGATCATGAGCGCCTGCGCGCTGCTGCAGGCCAAGCCCAAGCCCAGCGATTCGGACATCGAAGGCGCGATGAGCGGCAACATCTGCCGCTGCGGCACCTACACGCGCATCCGCAGCGCGATCAAGCTCGCCGCCGGCGTGCAGGAGGAGCGCGCATGA
- a CDS encoding LysR family transcriptional regulator has translation MDVTTHIRTFTAVVRCGGFSEAARQLGVVPSVVAKRIAQLEGELQARLFERTTRKVTLTEAGDRFYARASGVVAEFEDLLASVRRDEGKPEGHLRVMAPTTLTLEQLGPVFCAFLAAHPAITMELALVDRSANPAEGDFDLAISGRAATYEGVVDIPLCPVRPVLCASPAYLAQHAEPAHPRELADRDCLMFSATGTSWAFQSSRGTLAIDVHARLLADDNLTLLHAAVGGLGIALLPTYIAADALQTGKLQPVLPKFAPQENWFKAYVPKRKLRVARVDALLRYLQQHWAA, from the coding sequence ATGGACGTCACCACCCACATCCGCACCTTCACCGCCGTGGTCCGCTGCGGCGGCTTCTCCGAGGCGGCGCGCCAGCTGGGCGTGGTGCCTTCGGTGGTGGCCAAGCGCATCGCGCAGCTGGAAGGCGAGCTGCAGGCGCGCCTGTTCGAGCGCACCACCCGCAAGGTCACGCTCACCGAGGCCGGCGACCGCTTCTACGCGCGCGCCTCCGGCGTGGTGGCCGAGTTCGAAGACCTGCTCGCTTCGGTGCGGCGCGACGAAGGCAAACCCGAAGGCCACCTGCGCGTGATGGCGCCGACGACGCTGACGCTCGAGCAGCTGGGCCCGGTGTTCTGCGCCTTCCTGGCCGCCCACCCGGCGATCACGATGGAACTCGCGCTGGTCGACCGCTCGGCCAACCCGGCGGAAGGCGACTTCGACCTGGCGATCAGCGGACGCGCCGCCACCTACGAGGGAGTCGTCGACATCCCCTTGTGTCCGGTGCGGCCGGTGCTGTGCGCGTCGCCCGCCTATCTTGCGCAGCACGCCGAGCCCGCGCACCCGCGCGAACTGGCCGATCGCGATTGCCTGATGTTCTCCGCCACCGGCACCAGCTGGGCTTTCCAGAGCAGCCGCGGAACGCTGGCCATCGACGTGCACGCACGCCTGCTCGCCGACGACAACCTCACCCTGCTGCATGCGGCCGTCGGGGGACTGGGCATCGCGCTGCTGCCCACCTACATTGCGGCCGATGCGTTGCAGACAGGAAAGTTGCAGCCCGTGCTGCCCAAGTTCGCGCCGCAGGAGAACTGGTTCAAGGCCTACGTGCCGAAGCGCAAGCTGCGGGTGGCCCGGGTCGACGCCCTGCTGCGCTACCTGCAGCAGCACTGGGCGGCCTGA
- a CDS encoding Bug family tripartite tricarboxylate transporter substrate binding protein, translated as MNRKRMLLSLLALAALQGLAGAAGAQAWPAKPIKIVTPFPPGQGPDVLLRALSEKLTVALGQPVIIENKPGGSGFIAFQAAKAAPADGYTLVQMDSYHIGTQPHLFAKLPYSATKDFDPVTPLVRNYFFVVVPATSRWQTMGDLVAAAKARPDAVTYGSWGIATPAHLGGLLLEAATGTHMRHVPYKESTQLYAGVASGETDWAIGSAVSAGPMLQAKKVRFLAVAGPQRIAGYERVPTAAEAGGPKDWSVSGWNGLLAPKGTPKEIVQRLNTEIAKAMQSPDIRQKLALFTYEPYTMSSADMAKLMDKEVADWGPLIQKSGIRLD; from the coding sequence ATGAACCGGAAGCGCATGCTTCTCTCGCTGCTGGCGCTGGCCGCGCTGCAGGGCCTGGCCGGCGCTGCCGGCGCGCAGGCCTGGCCGGCGAAGCCGATCAAGATCGTCACCCCCTTCCCGCCGGGCCAGGGGCCGGACGTGCTGCTGCGCGCACTGTCGGAGAAGCTCACCGTTGCGCTGGGCCAGCCGGTCATCATCGAGAACAAGCCGGGCGGCAGCGGCTTCATCGCTTTCCAGGCCGCGAAGGCGGCACCGGCCGACGGCTACACGCTGGTGCAGATGGACAGCTACCACATCGGCACGCAACCGCACCTGTTTGCCAAGCTGCCCTACAGCGCGACGAAGGACTTCGATCCGGTCACGCCGCTGGTGCGCAACTACTTCTTCGTCGTGGTGCCCGCCACTTCCAGGTGGCAGACGATGGGCGACCTGGTCGCCGCCGCCAAGGCCAGGCCGGACGCCGTCACCTACGGCTCCTGGGGCATCGCGACGCCCGCGCACCTGGGCGGCCTGCTGCTGGAAGCGGCCACCGGCACGCACATGCGCCACGTGCCCTACAAGGAGTCGACGCAGCTCTATGCCGGCGTAGCCAGTGGCGAGACCGACTGGGCGATCGGCTCCGCCGTGTCGGCCGGCCCGATGCTGCAGGCGAAGAAGGTCCGCTTCCTCGCGGTGGCCGGCCCGCAGCGCATCGCCGGCTACGAGCGCGTGCCGACCGCCGCCGAAGCCGGCGGCCCGAAGGACTGGTCGGTCAGCGGCTGGAACGGCCTGCTGGCGCCCAAGGGCACGCCGAAGGAAATCGTCCAGCGCCTGAACACCGAGATCGCCAAGGCGATGCAGTCGCCCGACATCCGCCAGAAGCTGGCCCTGTTCACCTACGAGCCCTACACGATGTCGAGCGCCGACATGGCGAAGCTGATGGACAAGGAAGTGGCCGACTGGGGCCCGCTGATCCAGAAGTCCGGCATCCGCCTGGATTGA